The Macaca nemestrina isolate mMacNem1 chromosome 17, mMacNem.hap1, whole genome shotgun sequence genome contains the following window.
GTCTGATCATTGCAACACCCTCTCCTGTGCTCATCCCTCCAGAGTCTACATTCGTCCTGAGGCTCTGCCCCCAACACCAAGCTACACATGCTAAGCCCACCCAGTACCCTCCCCCCATCCCTGTTGGCCAGCCCCATCCCCTCGGATTCCATACACAAGCCACGCTATTTGCCAGAGATGGGGGTGACACCCTGAGACCgtgtccctcccccagccacacCGGTATCCACGCTCCTCTCCCTTCCACTAGCACTAGACCTGGAGTAgccaccaggctggtcttgagggTGCCTGGCTCTGCAGGGGCGGCGGGGCGGGAGCCCTCCATGGAGGTGCCCTCCTGGGAGCCGGTGCGAGACAAGGGCTCGGGTGTCCGCCGGCGCCGCTGCAGGGCCTTGTGAATGGTGGGTGGGTCCGTGGGCAGGTTGGCCAGCTGATGGAAGACGCTGCGCTTGCGGATGATGGCGTAGACCAGGTTGGAGTTGCCTATGGGCAGGGAGCATGCCTCACCTCAGGGAGGCCCCCTCCAGCTCCCCACGTCCAATCTGGGTGGGCTTCCTGGAAGGGGGAGTTTGGAGGACAGGAGGGTGTCTGCCCAAGGGGTTGGAGATGGTACAGGGAGCCCAAGAGAGAGTGCTGGGGCAGGGCTGCTGGCACTGGCTATGTGTGCCCACTATGGCTATCCCAGCATGTCAGACCAGAGCACCCCACAACACCCCTGCCCCAGTGCCTTTGAGTCCCCCTCCACAACCCAGCACTAAAGGGCTAACACCTGGCAAGGAGGACAGGCCCCAGCATGGCAGCGTCCACAGCAGGCCAGCTGTTAAGTATTCTGCCTCTCCCCGAGCACGGTGGCCAGGAGGAGTCACGGAGGATAACGTGGCGTGTGCCTGCCGTCCATCCCCCACCACTGACTTCTCCCAGCTCTCAGGCCCCAGTCCCCATCTCTGGTCCTGCCTCATGCCATACTCTTCACTTTCAGTTCCAcatcccaccccagggcctttgcatgtgctgtcTCCTGCCCCACCTTACCCCTATTTCTCCCTCAGAGATCACTGCAAATTTGACCGACTTTGGACAtagcaataataaaaattgatcatttttaagttgccaggcactgtgctaagtgcctTCTGGGGGTTATTTTGCTCAATCTTCCCAATACCTTCTGAGACCAGGACTCTTAGAACCATTGTTATGAGCAACTTACAGATGAGGGCACTGAGGCTCGGAGAGGTCAGGTGACGTGCCCCAGTCACAGGGCTAACGAGTGGCAAGGCTTGAAGTGACAGCAGGCAGCCGGGTGTCTGCGACACTGGGCAGACAGGCTGCTAAGATGTCCATCAGGGTCTTACTACTCTGCACTTCCCTTTTATCAcacttcaggccaggtgtggcagctcacgcctattatcccagcactttgggaggccgaggcaggtggatcatttgaggtcgggagtttgagaccagcctggctgacatggtgaaatcccacaaAGGGGAAAGCCCAGCCcaacagctcatgcctgtaactctggtgctttgggaggccaaggcaggcagattgcttgtctctactaaaagtacaaaaagttagctaggtatattggggggcgcctgtaatcccagctacttaggaagctgaggcaggcgaattgcatgaacctgggagaaggagattgcagtgaaccaagatcacgccactgcagtccagcctgggtgatggagtgagatgccatcggaaaaaaaaaattcagatgtcCATTAGAGGGTAATCATCTGTTTgaagcctccctccctgcctccagccccagCTGTGAGCTCCACAGGGCAAGAAGCAAAGCTTTGTTCCCCACTGTATCCCCTGCACCCAGGTACACTATAGATGCCCAATAAATGTacactgaatgaatgaactggGGGCAGAAGGCAAGCAGTCCAGCACCTCCCAGAGGCCACCTCCTGGGCTGTGCCCTCCTTAGGTAGGAAGGAGGCCCACTGGCCACCCTGATCACCAGGGCCTCAGGCTGGTGCCTCACCGTCGAACTGGTACTGGATGATGTTGTTGAAGACCTCCAGGAGGAAGAAGACCAGGTGGTGGTTCTGGGCGGCAGAGAAGAGGAACCAGGTGGTGGAGAAGGCCTCCAGCAGGTGTAGCAACTTGTTGGCAGTCACCATGGACAGGCTCTTGAGGTAGGGGGACACTGTAGGGGAGGGGCCAGCTCACTCCTGGGCCCCCCGCCCCACCAAGCCATCCCTGCACATCCTGGGCCCAGGTGGAACAACAGGCTCCTGCTCCCAATCCCTCCCTGACCCCTGCAGAGCCAGGAAGTCCAAGGCCCAAGAGGCCGAGTCCACACTGGCCATACTGCGTGCAGAGTCCTGGGAGGCAGTTAGGCCTCACCCTCACCCCTCGACTATGAAAACGGCTTGTCCTGCTTACACAGCCACACGCATCCCACCCATGCCAGTCCCCCCATACCATGAGGGAGGCAGGACACAGACAagatcatccccattttacagataggtaaactgaggctcaaagaagatTGTAAACTTGGCCCAAGTTCCCCAGTAATGAAATGATCGTGCAAGGATACAAACTCAGGACTTTAAATCTTTCTAGAACGTCAAGCTGTCATGTCACTAGAGATGTATTTTGGGGCCCCACCCTGGGGGCACACCCAGCCAGACATTCGCTGATCTATCTGCACGCTTCCTTATCTTGTGTCATTTTCCCTCCCTAGGCTGAGGGCTCCGCAGGGCAGGGACCGGGGCTGTCTTGTTCACAAATGTGTTCTCAGAACTGCCTCAGTTGAGATTTGTGAGATGGAGCCAGAGGGTGAACCAGGAGGGAAAGGGACAGTCCTGGCCCCAGAGATCACAGCCCAGCTAGAGGCCTCTACCACCCCACACTACCCACCCTGCAGTCTAAACCAGGCCACAGACAGGCCAGCCGGCCCTAGCCACGACCATCCTCTCCAAAAGATGTTCACATTGAAGGCATTTTGCCCCAGCCCTTGGCCACCTGCCTTGCTAGGTCCTGAACCCCAGGGAGCCTGACTCCTTCTGCTTCCTCTCCCCAGCAGCTGTGTGCAGTCCTTGCTGGGTGAGGGTGGGGACTGGACACGGATGGCAAAGGCAGAAAGGGTGGGGCTTCCACATCCCCATATTGTGTGACTCCAATTATCCAAACCTGCACTGCCCAACACAGTGGACATCAGCCATGTATGGCCACTTCGTGCTTGAAACACAGCTAGTCCTAATGCGTATGCTGCACAAATGAAACACAcaagaggccagacacagtggttcacgcctatataatcccagcactttgggaggctgaggcaggaggatcatttgagctcaagagttcaagatgagcctgggaaacagtgagatcccatcactataattagaaataaaatgaaatatggccgggtgtggtggttcacgcctgtaaccccagaactttgggaggccaaggcaggcagattgcttgaggccaggacttcgagaccaggctggccaacatggcaaaaccctgtctctactaaaaaaaaaaaaaaaaaaaaaatttagccaggcgtggtggcacatgctgtgataccagctacttgggaggctgaggcatgagaatcacttgaacccgggaggttgcagtgaatggagattgtgccactgcactccagcctgggcaacagagagtaagactctgtctcaaacataaaaaaaataaaattaaataaataaataaagtaaaagtgtTATTGGACTACCAATGGCTCCAATAAACAGGGCTAAACTCCTTCAGATGTCAAagaaatggttaaaatttaaaaaagaaaaaaggccagatgcagtggctcatgcctgtaatcccagcactttgggaggctgaggtggacgaatcatctgaggtcaggagttcgagaccagcctggacaacatggcaaaaccctgactctactaaagacacaaaacttagccaggtgtggtggcacacgcctgtaatcccacctactcaggaggctgaggcatgagaatagcttgaacccaggaggaggaggttgcagtgagctgagatgacgccactgcactctagcctgggcgacaagactGAGTGTGAGAAGGGAATATTAAATATCTCATTAGTAATTTTTACATAGGCTACATGTTGAGATGATGGTGTTTGGGATACAGTGGAATagataaaacatattattaaattGTTGTCACCCTTTTTTTCTAATGTGGCTACTATGAACGGCACACAagtttgctttctttctgtgggCTGGAGGGGCTTGAACCCCGGAGCAGGTGGCAGGTTGGTCTGTGGCCTGGCACCACCTGGTGGTGAGTGCAGGGAGTGCGAGCTCCGGGTCCCTACCGTTGACCACGATGGTGAGCAGGCAGTCGAAGAGGGGCTGCAGCCGCTGGTGCCCGCTGGTGATGATTTTGTGGAACACCTGTGCCAGGAGGGACAGGGGCACTGTGGGCTCCCCGCTGCCTCCAGACTCAGCCAAGAGGACGCCGCCCCTGCACCAGCTGGGCCCAGCCACACGAGCCCCCTCACCACAATGAGCAGGTCGGCGTGGGTCCCCGTGAAGACTGGGATGTCCATGGGCACGCGAACCGAGTAAGGCTTGTTCAGCCGCACCCCAAAGTTCCGCTCCCCGCTCAGAAGCAGCAGGATGAAGACACCAATGTGCATCAGGCCCACCCGAGCTGTGGCAGGTGACGTGGGAGGGGTCACTCgggtgggagggggagggaggggcccAGACAGGGACCATTTTGGGGGCCTCCCTCCCGGGAGGTTAGAGTGCCAGGCCTGAGCTCCTGGGAGGCAGGGCAGATGGCGGGCCCTCCACCTCGCCACCAGGAAAGCCCCCAGCATCCCACCCCACCCTGGTCTTACATTGATCGGCCCGGGCATCGTTGAGGAAGAAGAGGATGGGGACAAGGATGTCTAGGACGTCACTGCTCTTCAGTACGAAGAAGAGGAATTTCTGGGGGTACGGGGAGGGACCAAGTGGGCTGAGTTCGAGGGAGGGGCAGCTCTGCCCCACCCCCCTCAGTCTGACACTGTCCCTGCCCCTGGGCTATTGGAGCAGCTGCTCTCCATCTTCCTGCAGGGCCCCTCGAGGCTGGCCCACCTTGTTGAAGTCGCAGAGCTTCCAGAAGAGAACTAGCAGCTCCTGGTGGAACTGGATCTTCTTGGTGGAGTTGGGCAGGTAGGTCTGGAGCAGGGGGTTGGACAGCAGCCGGGCTATACCCTTGAGGATGAACTGGAAGTCCTGGGGGTGAGGACAGAGCAGCGGGCCTGTCCAGCATGATCCCCACAGCTCCAACTTCCCAGCCTAGGCCCCCCACAAatgcctcctccttcccccagagCCAGATCCCACCTCCAGAGACCGAGGGCCCTGATGCTATCATCCATAGCTGTCCTGGGGCGATGCCTCAGGAAACGGAGTCCCTCATAGGTGTGGACAGCCCTGGCCCCTCCACCAGACTGCAGACTCTCTGTCCTTGGGCTGTGCACCCGTTGAGCAAGGCTGCCGCTCCCAGTGAGctcccacacatgcacaccctcAACCTCGTCCCTGCCCACCTTAGACTCATGGTTGACAGATTTCATCCTTCTACCCCTCCCCAAAATACTCCCCCATCACCCCATCACACTCGAGGGGCATTCCACTGTTGTGTCATTTACTGAGACCTGCCACCAGCTGGGGTGAGAAGGCAGCTAGTGTCCTGTGTTTTAGCTGCAGAAGTTAGAACTCTGGGAGTTCAAGCACCTCACAACCAAGATCACAAGACATGTGAACTGGGACTGCCTGGCCTGAAGCCCTTGTCCACTGTCATTCCCCTCTCTCCCCACCACCTCTGAAATGACATCAGCCACCTCCTCCTAGAAGCCTTCCCAGTTACTTCTACCCAGGTGAGGCCATCAGCCCTTCCTGCACCTTGAAACCCTCACAGCCCTGCCAATATTTCATCTGGGGTGGCCCCAGCCCACAGAGAGCATGGTTCCTTCATGGAGGGGTCAGGATCCCCCATATCCCTGTCTCACTTGCATCCCCCCGCCCCCTGCAAAGCCACTGTGGGGAATGGACTTGCCTCCTCACGATGGATGCGGGACAAGTAGTTCACAAACAGGTTCTCGGGGCCTGGAGGCTGCCAAGAGGAGAAGCCCGTGGTAAGCAGGCGTCCTCCCGGCCACCCGCAGCCCCAGCAGCTGCCCTTCATGTTCCCATGCTTACATCGGCATCATCCATGGCGGTGCCAGTGGTGGTGCCGTCCACAGTGGGGCTGGCACTGCTGGCGCTGTCGTGGTCCAAGGTGACAATGAGCACCTGGGCAGCCTCCTCCACCAGGGGCTCCCGGTAGTCAGAGAAGAGCAGGTGGTTGTAGGGGATCCCGTAGCCCACAGGGTCATAGGCACACACGGTGTTCAGGAGGGAGGTGAAGAGGGGCAGGGCATGTCTGCAGCAGGAGAGGGGACAAGGCTGCAGAGGCTCCACCGGGGCCCAGCCCCCTGGCCACACCCCTCTGGCCACATGGGAGGATCAGcctcattcaacaagcattttaGCGCCAGGCCAGGGAGTGGCTTGGAAAGAGTGGGTGGGGGAAGCCCAGAACCATGAGTAGGGCACATTCATACCCCTTAGGGTCTAAAGGGGCAGATACCCTCCCTCAGGGCCTCAGAGATGGGATTGGAGGCCCATGGAGAAGGCGGGCTTCCCCTCGGGGAGCAGAGCCCAGGCTCAGCCAACCAGTTCCCAGGCCACAGAATGACTCCACTCAGACTCAAGAGATGTCAGGGTTCAAGCTGCTcgtcttacagatgaggaagctgagacccagagaggttaagtgaggGACAAAGGGTGGCAGTTTGCCTGATAAGGCTGGTGAGAAAAAAAGCTCTGGCCAGCCTCTGACCATGGCTGGTGGAGGGGACTGCCTAGCTGCCTTCTCTTCTGGAGTAGGGTGGAAGGTTGAGCAGAAGACAAGGAAACCTGAATAAGACGTGTCATGTAGGGACCAGAGTCTGAAAGGCGGAGGTTGACCGCCACCTGCTGGGCACTGACCCTATGCGGCCAACACAGCTCCCCATGGGAGCTACCTGCTCAAATACTCAACCCTGCCATGTGACACATGTGACAGCCCCCCGCCCCATGCTCACATGTCCCCCACAGTCCATAAGTGCCTCATGTGGGCTGGGCCTCCCTGCCCTTCGGGGTATTTGTCACACATACACCCCAACCCGGTCTCTAAACTGCAGGATCCCACACAGCAGCCTCAAGCCACAAGGAGCTGTCGAGCCCTTGGAATGTGGCTGATTGGAACTAAGACCTGCTATAAGTGCAGAATACACACTGGATTCTGAAAACTTAGTATGAAAAGGGGGATgtgccagccgggcgcggtggctcacgcctgtaatcccagcactttgggaggtcgaggcaggtggatcacgaggtcaggagattgagaccatcatggctaacacggtgaaaccctgtctctactaaaaatacaaaaaaattagctgggcatggtggcgggcgcctatagtcccagttgctggggtggctgaggcaggagaatggcgtgaacccgggaggtggagcttgcagcgagccgagatcgcaccactgcactccagcctgggagacagagcaagactccatatcaaaaaaaaaaaaaaaagggggggggatgTAAAACAGCTCAATAATGTTATATACTGATTCCATGTTAAATGCTAAAGTTTGGGGTATATCGggttatatgaaatatattattaattaattttatttatttatttattttttgaaacggagtctcactttgtcacccaggctggagtgcagtagcgcaatctcggctcactgcaatctctgcctccctggttcaagtgattctcgtgcctcagcctcctgagtagctgggattacaggcgcccaccaccaagcccagctaatttttgtatttttagtagagacagggtttcaccatgttggccaggctggtctcaaactcctgacctcaggtgatctgcccaccttggactcccaaagttctgggcttacaggtgtgagccaccgcgcctggcccaattttactttttaacgttttttaattttaaaattgcactCGTGGTTTACATCCTATTTCTACTGGACAGGCGGCTCTTGATGGAGAACTCAGGGAGGGATCACTGAGGGGCCCCCAGATTCTGTCCTGTCCAGGACTCCAAAGAGAGACTGAAGGGGCTGGTGTAAGGTGTTGCTGGTAAATTAAAGTTTATCACCACCAGGGGGCAGCACCTCCCCTCAAACGAGACCCGGGGCTGGCGAGTGGACTCAGTTCTGGGTTGCCTGGAGTAAGAGGGAGGAGAGCGGCAGAAAGGCGGGACCTCACCTGTTCTCCGTGGAACAAAAGAACTGAACCCATGGGTTGGTGCTGCCACTTTCCGGAGCTGGGGGCAGGTACATGGCCTCGGAGAAGCATGTCAGCAGCAGTTTCAGCAGCTCCATCCttggaggggggaagggggggacCTTAGAATCCCAGTTCCCTCTTGGAGGTGCCGCCCACCCAGCCTAGCGCCCCAGTCCAGGTCCATGGAAGGAAGTGACCCCTGCTGACCCCTGTAAGGCCAAGGTCGGGTCACAGGTGAGGACGGTCTTCTGGGGAGAGCCCATGGGCTCTCTCTGAGCTATGTGGGGGCCAGGCCCGGGGCCCAGCTGCAAAGAGGGCTCTGGGCCTGGGCAAAGCTCACCGGTTCATATCATGGATGTAGTTAGGCTGGGGGGAGTGAGCGAAGCCCACACCAGCCTCCCAGATGTATTCACAGCTGTCCAGGGAGTGGACGTCCTCCGCCGAGTCCTCGGGACAGGGCCAGGAAGAGGCCAGGTTAGGGGTCGAGAGGTAAACAGCAGCCTGGGTCAGAACCCTACCACCTAGAGCCTCGCACAGTCCCATGGGGCAGAGACCCCCCATTCTCTTAAAGACAGGTCCTCAAAATGGCCCGGTCCTCATGCACAAGGGCAGGAATGAATATTCTTAGGCCTCTTGAAAGCTCGTTTTTCTTTCATCTCACACTGGTTCTTTCACTTGCTCAGTCCAGCATgggacagggagagagggagggaggggcaggggatTGGGTGCCGCAGGTTTGGGGGTGGGCAGAGAACTCAAGGTGAAGTCCATAACGCCACAGGAAACAAGAGGGCTGGGCCTCCTGTGTCCAAGCCCTGCACCCCACCCACCCTGGGCAGGCAAAGACAATGGGTGTCTGTGCCCAGCCATCCGAATGCAGCAGGCAGGGCCAGCCCCAGCTGGCTTCCCTCCAGCTGTACCAGTCACCACCCAGGCCTACACGTGCCAGGCAGCTCAGCTCTCCTGGAGCCCCCTGGCCCCCAGTGCAATCTGCCCAAGGGAACTTCAACTGGCCCGGCCCCAACCCAGGACCGGAGCCTGCTctgcctgggggtggggggctgggggaccCTCACCACAGTGCTCCTCCGGTGGCTCTGGACTGTGAAGTCCGGGCAGAAGAGCAGGTCAGCAATGGCCAGGAGCAGGGACTCGGCCAG
Protein-coding sequences here:
- the LOC105469143 gene encoding protein HID1 isoform X3; translation: MGSSDSKLNFRKAVIQLTTKTQPVEATDDAFWDQFWADTATSVQDVFALVPAAEIRAVREESPSNLATLCYKAVEKLVQGAESGCHSEKEKQIVLNCSRLLTRVLPYIFEDPDWRGFFWSTVPGAGRGGQGEEDDENARPLAESLLLAIADLLFCPDFTVQSHRRSTVDSAEDVHSLDSCEYIWEAGVGFAHSPQPNYIHDMNRMELLKLLLTCFSEAMYLPPAPESGSTNPWVQFFCSTENRHALPLFTSLLNTVCAYDPVGYGIPYNHLLFSDYREPLVEEAAQVLIVTLDHDSASSASPTVDGTTTGTAMDDADPPGPENLFVNYLSRIHREEDFQFILKGIARLLSNPLLQTYLPNSTKKIQFHQELLVLFWKLCDFNKKFLFFVLKSSDVLDILVPILFFLNDARADQSRVGLMHIGVFILLLLSGERNFGVRLNKPYSVRVPMDIPVFTGTHADLLIVVFHKIITSGHQRLQPLFDCLLTIVVNVSPYLKSLSMVTANKLLHLLEAFSTTWFLFSAAQNHHLVFFLLEVFNNIIQYQFDGNSNLVYAIIRKRSVFHQLANLPTDPPTIHKALQRRRRTPEPLSRTGSQEGTSMEGSRPAAPAEPGTLKTSLVATPGIDKLTEKSQVSEDGTLRSLEPEPQQSSEDGSPAKGEPSQAWREQRRPSSSSASGQWSPTPEWVRDPMPGPLLEVKAASADHHEAAAGAGSAGGEDLHRQGPDG
- the LOC105469143 gene encoding protein HID1 isoform X1, with the translated sequence MGSSDSKLNFRKAVIQLTTKTQPVEATDDAFWDQFWADTATSVQDVFALVPAAEIRAVREESPSNLATLCYKAVEKLVQGAESGCHSEKEKQIVLNCSRLLTRVLPYIFEDPDWRGFFWSTVPGAGRGGQGEEDDENARPLAESLLLAIADLLFCPDFTVQSHRRSTVDSAEDVHSLDSCEYIWEAGVGFAHSPQPNYIHDMNRMELLKLLLTCFSEAMYLPPAPESGSTNPWVQFFCSTENRHALPLFTSLLNTVCAYDPVGYGIPYNHLLFSDYREPLVEEAAQVLIVTLDHDSASSASPTVDGTTTGTAMDDADPPGPENLFVNYLSRIHREEDFQFILKGIARLLSNPLLQTYLPNSTKKIQFHQELLVLFWKLCDFNKKFLFFVLKSSDVLDILVPILFFLNDARADQSRVGLMHIGVFILLLLSGERNFGVRLNKPYSVRVPMDIPVFTGTHADLLIVVFHKIITSGHQRLQPLFDCLLTIVVNVSPYLKSLSMVTANKLLHLLEAFSTTWFLFSAAQNHHLVFFLLEVFNNIIQYQFDGNSNLVYAIIRKRSVFHQLANLPTDPPTIHKALQRRRRTPEPLSRTGSQEGTSMEGSRPAAPAEPGTLKTSLVATPGIDKLTEKSQVSEDGTLRSLEPEPQQSSEDGSPAKGEPSQAWREQRRPSSSSASGQWSPTPEWVLSWKSKLPLQTIMRLLQVLVPQVEKICIDKGLTDESEILRFLQHGTLVGLLPVPHPILIRKYQANSGTAMWFRTYMWGVIYLRNVDPPVWYDTDVKLFEIQRV
- the LOC105469143 gene encoding protein HID1 isoform X2, with protein sequence MGSSDSKLNFRKAVIQLTTKTQPVEATDDAFWDQFWADTATSVQDVFALVPAAEIRAVREESPSNLATLCYKAVEKLVQGAESGCHSEKEKQIVLNCSRLLTRVLPYIFEDPDWRGFFWSTVPGAGRGGGEEDDENARPLAESLLLAIADLLFCPDFTVQSHRRSTVDSAEDVHSLDSCEYIWEAGVGFAHSPQPNYIHDMNRMELLKLLLTCFSEAMYLPPAPESGSTNPWVQFFCSTENRHALPLFTSLLNTVCAYDPVGYGIPYNHLLFSDYREPLVEEAAQVLIVTLDHDSASSASPTVDGTTTGTAMDDADPPGPENLFVNYLSRIHREEDFQFILKGIARLLSNPLLQTYLPNSTKKIQFHQELLVLFWKLCDFNKKFLFFVLKSSDVLDILVPILFFLNDARADQSRVGLMHIGVFILLLLSGERNFGVRLNKPYSVRVPMDIPVFTGTHADLLIVVFHKIITSGHQRLQPLFDCLLTIVVNVSPYLKSLSMVTANKLLHLLEAFSTTWFLFSAAQNHHLVFFLLEVFNNIIQYQFDGNSNLVYAIIRKRSVFHQLANLPTDPPTIHKALQRRRRTPEPLSRTGSQEGTSMEGSRPAAPAEPGTLKTSLVATPGIDKLTEKSQVSEDGTLRSLEPEPQQSSEDGSPAKGEPSQAWREQRRPSSSSASGQWSPTPEWVLSWKSKLPLQTIMRLLQVLVPQVEKICIDKGLTDESEILRFLQHGTLVGLLPVPHPILIRKYQANSGTAMWFRTYMWGVIYLRNVDPPVWYDTDVKLFEIQRV